One window of Vibrio sinaloensis genomic DNA carries:
- a CDS encoding nucleoside-diphosphate sugar epimerase/dehydratase, with amino-acid sequence MARLNFIWNLSRFNKRLISIAIDVVFIVSSFYAAYWVRIGSVQAFGEPLAIYVLFGTLIVTIFAYSKLGLYRAILRYLTFHALAAVSIGTVISASVVAILAFYFDAAIPRSIPIIYGAFLCLLSGGSRLIVRVLVNQANSKGKKRVLIYGAGAAGRQLALALRSSETHKVVGFLDEDPTLDNTIILGLKVKGVHKAQRQVEKHDVSQILLAVPSATRAKRKQILDSLVHLPAEVLTVPDMKDIVEGRANIDELKDVAIEDLLGRDSVAPQQALMEANIKGKVVMVTGAGGSIGSELCRQIVRQKPASLVLFELSEFGLYQIDRELTQLIQEEGLSVEVVPLLGSVQRNNRLSTTMKSFAVQTVYHAAAYKHVPLVEYNVVEGVRNNVFGTYYTAKAAIEADVESFVLISTDKAVRPTNVMGTTKRMAELGLQALAEQENAKEKGTRFCMVRFGNVLGSSGSVIPLFKKQIANGGPITVTHPDIIRYFMTIPEAAQLVIQAGAMGKGGDVFVLDMGEPVKITDLATNLIQLSGLEVKDEKNPYGDIEIEFSGLRPGEKLFEELLIGDNVGETAHSRIMTAHERFLPLNHYVDLLDRLDKACHNFEHDKIRELLLEAPTDFNPTDGIGDLVWQKLHQEDADELVGNSH; translated from the coding sequence ATGGCTAGGCTGAATTTTATCTGGAATTTATCGCGCTTTAATAAACGCCTTATTAGCATCGCAATTGATGTGGTGTTTATTGTCTCTTCATTTTACGCTGCATACTGGGTGCGCATTGGTAGCGTGCAAGCATTTGGAGAGCCTCTAGCAATCTATGTGTTGTTTGGCACTCTGATTGTCACTATTTTTGCCTACTCCAAGTTAGGCCTGTACCGAGCCATTTTACGATACCTGACTTTCCATGCGTTGGCGGCGGTAAGTATTGGTACTGTCATTTCTGCTTCGGTCGTCGCTATTCTTGCTTTTTACTTTGATGCAGCAATACCTCGCTCGATCCCCATTATATATGGAGCATTTTTATGCTTGTTAAGTGGTGGTTCACGTTTGATCGTGCGAGTGCTTGTCAATCAAGCCAATAGCAAAGGCAAAAAGCGTGTCCTTATCTATGGTGCGGGTGCCGCTGGTCGGCAGTTAGCATTAGCACTACGTTCTTCCGAAACGCATAAAGTTGTTGGTTTTCTTGATGAAGATCCTACTCTCGACAATACCATTATCCTCGGTTTAAAAGTTAAAGGTGTTCACAAGGCGCAGCGCCAAGTTGAAAAGCATGATGTGAGCCAAATCTTGCTTGCCGTTCCCAGTGCCACAAGAGCAAAGCGGAAGCAGATTTTAGATTCTCTGGTACATCTTCCAGCAGAAGTACTTACTGTACCTGACATGAAAGATATCGTAGAGGGGCGAGCAAATATTGATGAACTAAAAGACGTCGCCATCGAAGATTTGTTGGGTCGAGATTCTGTCGCACCCCAGCAAGCTTTGATGGAAGCCAATATTAAAGGCAAAGTGGTGATGGTAACAGGGGCTGGTGGCTCAATTGGCTCTGAGTTATGTCGTCAAATTGTCAGGCAAAAACCTGCATCATTGGTTCTGTTTGAACTATCTGAATTCGGTTTGTACCAGATTGATCGTGAGCTCACTCAATTGATTCAAGAAGAAGGATTGAGTGTGGAAGTTGTTCCTCTACTGGGTTCAGTTCAACGTAATAATCGTCTTTCGACCACAATGAAGAGTTTTGCTGTGCAAACTGTATATCACGCCGCTGCCTATAAGCATGTACCATTAGTCGAGTACAACGTGGTAGAAGGCGTGCGCAACAATGTGTTTGGTACTTACTATACTGCCAAGGCGGCGATTGAAGCCGATGTGGAGTCCTTCGTGTTGATCTCGACAGACAAAGCCGTTCGTCCGACTAACGTCATGGGTACCACCAAGCGAATGGCAGAACTGGGTCTTCAGGCTCTCGCTGAACAAGAAAATGCCAAGGAGAAGGGAACACGTTTCTGCATGGTTCGTTTTGGTAATGTCTTAGGTTCCTCTGGTTCGGTGATCCCGCTTTTTAAAAAGCAAATCGCTAACGGTGGTCCGATCACGGTGACTCATCCCGACATCATTCGCTACTTTATGACCATCCCTGAAGCGGCTCAGTTAGTGATCCAAGCGGGGGCTATGGGAAAAGGTGGTGATGTATTTGTTCTCGATATGGGAGAGCCGGTTAAAATTACTGATCTCGCTACTAATCTTATTCAACTGTCAGGGTTAGAAGTCAAAGATGAGAAGAACCCTTATGGCGACATCGAAATTGAGTTCTCGGGCCTTCGTCCCGGTGAGAAGCTATTTGAAGAGCTGTTAATTGGTGACAATGTTGGGGAAACGGCGCACTCTAGAATCATGACTGCTCATGAACGCTTTTTACCGTTGAATCACTATGTTGATCTATTGGATAGACTAGATAAAGCGTGCCACAATTTTGAGCACGATAAAATCAGAGAGTTGTTGCTAGAAGCACCAACGGACTTTAATCCAACCGATGGTATAGGTGACTTGGTTTGGCAGAAGCTTCACCAAGAAGATGCAGACGAATTGGTGGGTAACAGTCACTAA
- a CDS encoding NAD-dependent epimerase/dehydratase family protein — MNILLTGASGFIGRHVTTRSSIKRVVVRSRTASNTSSQFEIDTLNGATNWNGAFSGIDAVIHLAGLAHSHRFSEQEYQSVNVDGTLHLAQEAFNAGVRRFVFVSSIGVNGTSTANEPFTPASLPAPHNEYAQSKYRAELKLKQLAAETGLELVIVRPTLVYGPGAPGNFGMLTQLVKRVPILPFGCANNRRDFIAVQNLADLLVECAKHPSAAGHTFLASDGKAMSTKELTKAIANGVGSSLIQLPVPVFIMKILGKIVNKSAMIDQLYGNLEVDSSQLQKVLDWVPSMTVKQVMQSFNENNQ; from the coding sequence ATGAACATACTTCTTACAGGAGCGTCTGGTTTTATAGGGCGTCATGTAACGACTCGCTCGAGTATCAAAAGAGTCGTCGTTCGCTCTAGAACCGCTTCTAACACATCATCTCAGTTTGAGATTGATACCTTGAATGGCGCAACCAATTGGAATGGTGCGTTTTCTGGAATCGATGCCGTGATTCACCTTGCGGGATTGGCTCATAGCCATCGCTTCAGTGAGCAAGAGTATCAGAGCGTCAATGTCGATGGGACATTGCATCTGGCTCAAGAGGCATTCAATGCTGGGGTAAGACGTTTCGTCTTTGTTAGCTCTATTGGTGTTAACGGCACATCAACTGCGAATGAGCCTTTTACACCTGCATCCTTGCCTGCGCCTCACAATGAGTATGCACAATCCAAATACCGTGCAGAGCTCAAGCTGAAGCAATTGGCAGCTGAGACAGGCTTAGAGCTTGTTATTGTTCGTCCCACACTGGTTTATGGGCCAGGTGCTCCTGGCAATTTTGGTATGTTAACACAGTTAGTTAAACGTGTTCCCATACTACCGTTTGGATGCGCCAACAATCGGCGTGATTTTATTGCTGTGCAGAATTTAGCTGACTTGTTGGTGGAATGTGCCAAGCACCCTAGTGCTGCGGGACATACTTTTTTGGCCTCTGATGGGAAGGCTATGTCGACCAAAGAGCTGACTAAAGCGATAGCAAACGGGGTAGGCTCCTCATTAATACAACTTCCAGTTCCAGTGTTTATCATGAAAATATTGGGTAAAATAGTGAATAAATCCGCTATGATAGATCAACTTTATGGCAACCTCGAAGTTGACTCATCCCAATTGCAAAAAGTGCTTGATTGGGTGCCTTCTATGACAGTGAAACAAGTAATGCAATCATTTAATGAGAATAATCAATGA
- a CDS encoding glycosyltransferase family 4 protein — translation MKKIIILAEYIGENHNSTAYYWSQISKHLKNDYHVVLIAPENEHSISFVAQYDIDARLVKLAKHNKNKLLSRLLGQAKQTASFLSAVKREIVDADLIFSGTNPIVTMASLSLMKWRYRFQWLVLVHDVFPNNLVPAKVISPKGLIYKALLAWSKKMYSSPNRLIVIGRDMKALLSDKIGNSASIDFVPNWASTEKIAVEPKSSNEIIAELGWQNNVVYQFFGNMGRLQGIAQLLDAIELSKNTGSRFLFIGCGSESAMIRHQIYKINKDCGYKKAHFFGRLDLAKNHIGLNACDVSLVTLSSNMYGLGVPSKAYFSMAANKPILYVGEPKSELALLLAEHHIGWTCEPNQPRQLADKLDSITEQFSENGAEFMQPRAVLASNFSEDMALQSIKHSVDATITP, via the coding sequence TTGAAAAAAATAATCATCCTAGCTGAATACATAGGAGAGAACCATAACTCTACCGCGTATTACTGGTCTCAAATCAGTAAGCATCTTAAGAATGACTACCATGTTGTGCTCATTGCGCCCGAAAATGAGCATTCAATCTCGTTTGTTGCTCAGTATGATATCGACGCACGACTGGTGAAACTGGCTAAGCACAATAAAAATAAGCTGCTGTCTCGTTTGCTTGGTCAAGCCAAGCAAACTGCCAGTTTTCTGTCTGCTGTAAAGCGCGAAATCGTGGATGCCGATTTAATTTTCTCTGGTACCAACCCTATCGTGACCATGGCAAGTTTGTCGCTCATGAAGTGGCGCTATCGGTTTCAATGGTTGGTGCTTGTCCACGATGTTTTCCCCAATAATTTGGTGCCGGCCAAAGTCATCTCTCCAAAGGGATTGATTTACAAAGCGTTGTTGGCGTGGTCTAAAAAAATGTATTCCTCTCCAAATCGACTTATTGTGATAGGCCGAGATATGAAAGCTTTGTTGAGTGACAAAATTGGCAACTCAGCCAGTATAGACTTCGTCCCCAACTGGGCTTCTACAGAGAAAATAGCCGTAGAACCCAAGTCAAGTAATGAAATCATTGCTGAGTTAGGCTGGCAAAACAATGTGGTTTACCAGTTTTTTGGCAATATGGGGCGCCTGCAAGGGATCGCTCAATTGTTGGATGCGATAGAGTTGTCTAAGAATACTGGTTCAAGGTTTCTGTTTATCGGGTGCGGTTCAGAGTCAGCAATGATTCGCCATCAAATCTACAAGATTAATAAAGATTGTGGCTATAAAAAGGCTCACTTTTTTGGTCGTCTGGATTTGGCAAAGAATCATATCGGCTTAAATGCGTGTGATGTCTCTTTAGTGACTTTATCGAGCAACATGTATGGGTTAGGAGTGCCGAGCAAAGCGTATTTTTCAATGGCTGCCAATAAACCGATTTTATATGTAGGAGAGCCAAAATCTGAGCTAGCTTTACTTCTCGCAGAACATCACATTGGTTGGACTTGTGAGCCCAACCAACCTAGGCAATTGGCTGATAAATTAGACTCCATAACCGAGCAATTCTCTGAAAACGGCGCTGAGTTTATGCAGCCTCGTGCAGTGCTGGCGAGCAACTTCTCTGAGGATATGGCTCTGCAGAGTATTAAACATTCAGTGGACGCAACAATTACCCCATGA
- a CDS encoding ECF-type riboflavin transporter substrate-binding protein: protein MNLTAKTVVVIAIGAALYGIGGLPMFGIPVFANTTLKPAMAVLALFSVLFGPLVGFLIGFIGHWVTDLFAGWGVWLTWVLGSGIVGMIIGLFPMLTKQRIATGEFNNKDFGLFIVLALIGNVLGYGCSAFLDTVLYAEPFTKVFTQLVIIAAGNTVLISVVGYFILKSVAKRNKQSRNLSEA, encoded by the coding sequence ATGAACTTAACTGCTAAAACGGTGGTTGTTATTGCTATCGGAGCTGCGCTTTATGGAATTGGCGGGCTTCCTATGTTTGGTATACCAGTCTTTGCCAATACCACACTAAAACCTGCTATGGCGGTCCTCGCTCTTTTCTCTGTTCTTTTTGGACCGTTGGTTGGTTTTTTAATTGGGTTTATTGGTCACTGGGTGACCGACCTATTCGCCGGTTGGGGTGTATGGCTCACTTGGGTGCTTGGCTCAGGAATCGTCGGTATGATTATCGGCCTGTTTCCAATGCTCACCAAGCAGCGCATCGCCACAGGAGAGTTCAATAATAAAGACTTTGGCCTGTTTATTGTTCTGGCCTTGATTGGTAACGTTTTGGGCTATGGATGCTCTGCCTTTTTGGATACAGTGCTTTATGCAGAACCTTTTACCAAAGTCTTTACTCAACTCGTGATTATCGCGGCGGGTAACACTGTCCTGATTTCTGTTGTCGGTTACTTTATTCTTAAGTCAGTCGCCAAACGTAATAAACAGAGCCGAAACCTATCTGAGGCATAA
- the wbjC gene encoding UDP-2-acetamido-2,6-beta-L-arabino-hexul-4-ose reductase, which produces MNVLITGAKGFIGKNLSLFLKEQGKHVVTEIDRDSTESDLDNALANTDFVFHLAGVNRPKNDSEFKEGNADLTSHIVTTLKANGRKVPLMISSSTQAASDNAYGVSKAEAEKMIEAYGQETGSPYFIYRFPNVFGKWCRPNYNSFVATFCHNILNDIEINIHNANAPVTLVYIDDVCKCLMNLLDGDTPSGSAQVTPEYPTTVGYVADTLERFKESRDTLITENVGVGLERALYSTYLSYMQPSQFSYAIPSYGDERGVFSEVLKTKQSGQFSFFTAHPGITRGGHYHHTKNEKFLVIKGQALFKFEHVITGERYELSVDSKTPEIVETVPGWSHDVTNVGSEELIVMLWANEIFDRKAPDTIAKPL; this is translated from the coding sequence ATGAATGTATTGATTACAGGCGCAAAAGGCTTCATTGGTAAAAACTTGTCTTTATTTCTCAAAGAGCAAGGTAAGCACGTAGTTACTGAAATTGATCGAGATTCTACTGAAAGTGACTTAGATAACGCGCTAGCTAACACCGACTTTGTTTTCCACTTGGCGGGCGTGAATCGCCCTAAGAACGATTCAGAATTTAAAGAAGGCAATGCAGATTTAACGTCTCACATTGTCACTACTTTGAAGGCTAACGGTCGTAAAGTGCCTTTGATGATCAGTTCATCAACACAGGCTGCGAGTGATAATGCGTATGGTGTCAGTAAAGCAGAAGCTGAGAAAATGATAGAAGCTTACGGGCAGGAAACAGGTTCGCCTTATTTCATCTATCGTTTCCCAAATGTCTTTGGTAAATGGTGTCGTCCAAACTATAATTCTTTCGTTGCTACTTTCTGTCATAACATCCTGAATGACATTGAGATCAATATTCACAATGCAAATGCGCCCGTTACGTTGGTTTACATTGATGATGTTTGTAAATGTTTGATGAACTTACTAGATGGAGATACGCCCTCTGGTTCCGCTCAGGTTACACCCGAGTATCCAACAACGGTCGGTTATGTTGCAGATACGCTTGAACGCTTCAAAGAAAGCCGCGATACCTTAATCACTGAAAATGTGGGTGTGGGTCTAGAGCGAGCTCTGTATTCGACTTACTTAAGCTATATGCAGCCTAGTCAATTCAGTTACGCCATTCCAAGTTATGGGGACGAAAGAGGTGTCTTTAGTGAAGTGCTTAAGACAAAGCAATCTGGTCAATTCTCGTTCTTTACTGCTCATCCAGGTATCACTCGTGGTGGTCATTACCATCATACTAAGAATGAAAAATTTCTAGTGATCAAAGGCCAAGCTTTATTCAAGTTTGAGCATGTGATCACCGGCGAGCGTTATGAACTAAGCGTAGACAGCAAAACTCCAGAGATTGTTGAAACGGTTCCTGGATGGTCACACGATGTAACAAACGTTGGTTCTGAAGAGCTGATTGTTATGTTATGGGCGAATGAAATCTTTGATCGAAAAGCCCCAGATACAATTGCCAAACCTCTGTAA
- a CDS encoding sugar transferase, producing the protein MIRIVDFCAAFFGLLFLWPVMLIVTILGWFDTGSPIFVQERVGRNKKPFKLIKFRTMSVETKSVASHLANNASITKLGAFLRKTKIDELPQLINVVKGEMSLVGPRPNLFNQEELIKERDELGVYDVLPGITGLAQVQNIDMSTPQLLAKTDKQMIDTLSLSNYFKYIFMTVTGSGAGDAVK; encoded by the coding sequence ATGATTCGTATAGTCGATTTTTGTGCAGCCTTCTTTGGCTTACTTTTTCTTTGGCCAGTCATGCTCATTGTGACTATTTTGGGGTGGTTCGACACAGGCTCCCCCATCTTTGTTCAAGAGCGTGTAGGGCGTAACAAAAAACCGTTCAAACTGATAAAGTTTCGCACCATGTCAGTTGAGACGAAATCGGTCGCAAGCCATTTGGCCAATAATGCTTCAATTACCAAGTTGGGTGCTTTTTTGCGTAAAACCAAAATTGATGAACTTCCTCAATTGATCAATGTGGTGAAAGGAGAGATGAGCTTGGTCGGTCCTCGCCCAAACTTGTTTAATCAAGAAGAGCTTATTAAAGAGCGGGACGAGCTTGGTGTGTATGATGTGCTACCTGGTATTACGGGCTTGGCACAGGTGCAAAATATCGATATGTCGACACCACAGTTATTGGCTAAAACTGATAAGCAAATGATCGATACGTTATCGCTAAGTAATTACTTTAAGTACATCTTTATGACTGTAACGGGCAGTGGCGCTGGTGATGCTGTGAAGTAG
- a CDS encoding energy-coupling factor transporter transmembrane component T family protein, with protein sequence MNPSKMKFGINYIDTKSPLHALNGITKFALFMAWVTVVLTTFDLRLITVLILSGLFLLKLTQVPFTVYKPLIIATASVLMLNALFMFLLAPQQGSVYIGSTTELLALPGDYTLTQETLFYLGTVTLKYFSMFPIALVFVFTTHPTEFAASLNRIGVPYKIAYAVSLTLRYLPEVKNDFVNIMHAQQARGLDISKHTPLFQRMKNVAKILGPLVFSSLDRADEISNVMTLRGFGRHKTRTWYSASPLKRVDKICLSIIAIVVLLAILKRYQETQLFWYPF encoded by the coding sequence ATGAATCCATCAAAAATGAAGTTCGGCATCAACTACATCGACACGAAATCACCATTGCACGCTTTAAATGGCATTACCAAATTCGCACTTTTTATGGCTTGGGTCACCGTTGTTCTGACAACGTTTGATTTACGGCTCATAACAGTGCTAATACTCTCCGGGCTCTTTTTATTAAAGCTGACCCAAGTTCCTTTTACAGTCTACAAGCCCTTAATTATTGCGACGGCGAGCGTTCTGATGCTCAATGCCTTGTTCATGTTCTTACTCGCCCCGCAGCAAGGCAGCGTATATATAGGCTCAACGACTGAGCTGTTGGCTCTACCAGGCGATTACACGTTAACCCAAGAAACCCTGTTTTATCTGGGAACCGTGACACTTAAATACTTCAGTATGTTTCCGATTGCGCTGGTCTTTGTGTTCACCACACACCCGACAGAGTTTGCAGCCAGCCTCAATCGAATCGGCGTGCCATACAAAATCGCGTACGCTGTTAGTTTGACGTTGCGTTACCTGCCAGAAGTTAAAAATGACTTTGTTAATATCATGCACGCTCAGCAAGCAAGAGGACTGGATATTTCAAAGCACACGCCTTTGTTTCAACGTATGAAAAATGTGGCAAAGATTCTCGGACCGTTAGTTTTTTCCAGCTTAGATCGCGCCGATGAGATTTCAAATGTCATGACGCTGCGCGGTTTTGGACGACATAAGACACGAACTTGGTACAGCGCCTCTCCTCTAAAGCGAGTAGACAAAATCTGCTTGAGCATTATTGCAATTGTGGTGCTCTTAGCAATCCTCAAGCGTTATCAGGAAACGCAACTGTTTTGGTATCCATTTTAG
- the wecB gene encoding non-hydrolyzing UDP-N-acetylglucosamine 2-epimerase, translated as MKKMKVMSVVGTRPEIIRLSRVLAKLDEHCEHILVHTGQNYDFELNEVFFNDLGVRKPDYFLSAAGKNAAETIGQVIIKVDEVLEQVKPEAMLVLGDTNSCISAIPAKRRKVPIFHMEAGNRCFDQRVPEETNRRIVDHTSDINLTYSSIARDYLLAEGLPADRVIKTGSPMFEVLTHYMPQIDGSDVLKRLQLEQGEFFVVSAHREENVDSPKQLVKLAETLNTVAAHYGLPVIVSTHPRTRNRIEAQGIDFHPNIQLLKPLGFHDYNHLQKNAKAVLSDSGTINEESSIMNFPALNLREAHERPEGMEEASVMMVGLGVERVMQGLQILESQPSGDARLLRQVYDYSMPNVSDKVVRIIHSYTDYVKRVVWKEY; from the coding sequence ATGAAAAAAATGAAAGTAATGTCAGTGGTTGGCACCCGACCTGAAATTATTCGTTTGTCCCGTGTACTTGCTAAGTTGGATGAGCATTGCGAACACATCCTAGTACACACTGGACAAAACTATGACTTCGAGCTAAATGAAGTTTTCTTTAATGATCTTGGCGTTCGAAAGCCAGATTATTTCCTAAGTGCCGCAGGTAAAAATGCAGCAGAAACCATAGGTCAAGTAATTATCAAAGTTGATGAAGTGCTTGAGCAAGTAAAGCCAGAAGCAATGCTTGTACTAGGCGATACTAATTCCTGTATCTCTGCTATCCCTGCAAAGCGTCGCAAAGTGCCAATATTCCACATGGAGGCGGGGAACCGGTGCTTTGACCAGCGTGTGCCGGAAGAAACCAATCGTCGTATCGTCGACCATACTTCAGACATTAACCTTACCTATAGCTCTATCGCGAGAGACTACTTGCTTGCTGAAGGGTTGCCTGCTGATCGCGTGATCAAAACGGGCAGTCCAATGTTTGAAGTGCTGACGCACTACATGCCGCAAATCGATGGCTCAGACGTACTAAAGCGTCTTCAGTTAGAGCAGGGTGAGTTCTTTGTTGTGAGTGCTCATCGAGAAGAAAATGTCGACTCACCAAAACAACTCGTTAAGTTGGCGGAAACGTTGAATACTGTGGCAGCTCATTACGGCTTGCCTGTTATTGTGTCAACGCACCCAAGAACGCGTAATCGCATTGAAGCTCAAGGTATAGACTTCCATCCTAATATCCAGCTATTAAAACCTTTAGGTTTTCACGATTACAATCATCTGCAAAAAAATGCCAAAGCAGTACTTTCTGATAGTGGCACTATCAATGAAGAGTCTTCAATCATGAATTTCCCTGCCTTGAATTTACGAGAAGCGCATGAGCGTCCTGAAGGTATGGAAGAAGCGTCGGTTATGATGGTTGGTTTAGGAGTTGAGAGAGTCATGCAAGGGCTTCAAATCCTTGAAAGCCAGCCTAGTGGTGATGCCCGTTTACTGCGTCAAGTCTATGATTACTCGATGCCAAATGTGTCAGATAAAGTGGTGAGAATCATTCATTCATATACAGATTATGTGAAGCGCGTAGTTTGGAAAGAGTACTAG
- a CDS encoding ABC transporter ATP-binding protein, which produces MTIEFSDFSFRYESLDKPTLKHINLRIERGEKIVIIGPSGSGKSTLGQCLNGLIPHAIKGTSTGQLKLNGRDASKLELHHFTEQVGTVLQDTDSQFVGLSVGEDIAFALENQLTLNIEMYPLVQSTAKMVDLADLLDASPHELSGGQKQRVSLAGILVDEVDTLLFDEPLAALDPKTGRKTVEIIDQLHKETGKTIIIIEHRLEDVLHRHVDRIILMEHGEIIADMSPTQLLSSSLLSKHGIREPLYLSALKAAGCPIDMAHGASLENLSKPSYKTYFRGWNSPHSSLNLSNESLISVSDLTYSYDGERNALDKVSFEIKQGECVSILGKNGSGKSTLTKLIMGVLEPDSGHITYQGKNLNSLSIFERSQHIGVVMQNPNHMISHHMIFDEVAFGLRNKGLPEQKVESQVSEVLELCGLSKYRQWPIEALSYGQKKRVTIASILVMKPQLLILDEPTAGQDYRNYTAMLNFIGKLNQELGITVLIISHDMHLVLEHTQRSIVISDSKLIADAPMTDVFTHPELLEQANLTTTSLYDLAENLGVEDKNAFMRYFIQQEMRAA; this is translated from the coding sequence ATGACTATCGAATTTTCTGACTTCTCTTTTAGATATGAGTCACTGGATAAGCCTACACTTAAGCATATCAATCTAAGGATAGAGAGAGGAGAGAAAATCGTCATCATCGGGCCAAGTGGTAGCGGAAAGTCTACACTTGGCCAGTGTCTAAATGGCCTAATCCCACACGCAATCAAAGGAACATCCACCGGCCAACTAAAGCTCAACGGCAGAGACGCCTCTAAGCTTGAACTTCATCACTTCACAGAACAAGTGGGCACGGTCTTACAAGACACCGACAGTCAATTTGTGGGCCTGAGCGTTGGTGAAGACATCGCGTTTGCTCTAGAGAACCAATTAACCTTAAATATTGAGATGTATCCATTGGTGCAGTCGACCGCCAAGATGGTCGACCTTGCTGATTTACTCGATGCCTCGCCACACGAGTTATCAGGGGGACAGAAGCAGCGCGTCTCTCTTGCCGGCATTTTAGTCGATGAGGTAGATACACTGCTTTTCGATGAGCCCCTCGCAGCCCTAGACCCTAAAACTGGCCGCAAGACAGTTGAAATCATTGACCAACTACACAAAGAAACTGGAAAAACGATCATCATCATCGAGCATCGCCTTGAAGACGTTTTGCATCGGCACGTAGACCGAATAATCCTGATGGAACACGGTGAAATTATTGCTGATATGTCACCTACTCAATTGCTAAGCTCTTCTTTGTTGAGCAAACACGGTATTCGTGAGCCGCTTTACTTATCTGCACTGAAAGCCGCTGGTTGTCCGATTGATATGGCGCATGGTGCTTCCTTAGAAAATCTAAGCAAGCCTTCGTATAAAACCTATTTTAGGGGTTGGAATAGCCCACACTCTTCGTTAAATCTCTCAAACGAAAGCCTGATATCAGTATCAGACTTAACTTATTCTTATGACGGTGAAAGAAACGCGCTTGACAAGGTAAGCTTTGAGATCAAACAAGGCGAATGCGTGTCGATTCTAGGAAAAAATGGGTCGGGCAAGTCAACGCTAACAAAGCTGATCATGGGAGTGCTAGAGCCCGATTCAGGGCACATTACCTATCAAGGCAAAAACCTCAACTCACTGTCTATTTTCGAGCGTAGTCAACATATCGGTGTTGTGATGCAAAATCCAAATCATATGATCTCGCATCACATGATTTTCGATGAAGTGGCATTTGGTCTTAGGAACAAAGGATTACCAGAGCAAAAGGTTGAAAGCCAAGTCAGTGAAGTGTTAGAGCTATGCGGCCTAAGTAAGTATCGCCAGTGGCCTATCGAGGCATTGAGCTATGGTCAGAAGAAACGTGTCACCATTGCTTCAATTCTGGTAATGAAACCGCAGTTGCTGATCCTAGATGAACCAACGGCCGGACAAGACTATCGCAATTATACAGCGATGCTCAACTTCATCGGAAAGCTGAATCAAGAATTAGGTATCACTGTGCTCATCATCTCTCACGATATGCATCTCGTCCTTGAGCATACTCAACGCTCCATTGTGATATCTGATAGCAAGCTTATTGCTGACGCACCGATGACCGATGTATTTACTCACCCAGAACTGCTCGAGCAAGCCAACCTCACGACCACGAGTTTATATGATCTTGCCGAAAATCTTGGCGTTGAAGATAAAAACGCCTTCATGCGGTATTTTATCCAGCAGGAGATGCGTGCAGCATGA